A genomic window from Microbacterium sp. ET2 includes:
- a CDS encoding IclR family transcriptional regulator yields the protein MTQESPLQETTGDGSRSLIDRAFAILGTFHGGRVRQSLSDISRRSGLPIATCHRIVGRLTEWGALERDTDGNYNIGLRLWEVASLAPRSVGLQRLARPYMQDLYETTGYASHLAIREGLELVSIERFQSPRRQVRRPQVGKRYPLHATAIGLVLLANAPDEVRAQVLAGELEAFTPRTFTDPVVLDRLLDDIRHTGYAVSDRQVDDVHIGVAAPVRGADKTVVAAVSLALTEQDVDGKNMIHLVRLTAASISRALDNAGFGRAEG from the coding sequence ATGACGCAGGAATCTCCGCTGCAGGAGACGACCGGAGACGGGTCGCGGTCGCTGATCGACCGGGCATTCGCGATTCTCGGCACCTTTCACGGCGGCCGCGTCCGGCAGTCGCTCTCGGACATCAGTCGCCGCAGCGGACTGCCGATCGCGACCTGCCACCGCATCGTGGGGCGACTGACCGAATGGGGAGCGCTCGAGCGCGACACCGACGGGAACTACAACATCGGGCTGCGACTGTGGGAGGTCGCCTCGCTCGCCCCGCGGTCGGTGGGGTTGCAGCGGCTGGCCCGGCCGTACATGCAGGATCTGTACGAGACCACCGGCTACGCCTCGCACCTGGCGATCCGCGAGGGGCTGGAGCTGGTGTCCATCGAGCGGTTCCAGAGTCCGCGGCGGCAGGTCCGGCGACCCCAGGTCGGGAAGCGATACCCGCTGCACGCCACCGCGATCGGGCTGGTTCTGCTCGCGAACGCTCCCGATGAGGTGCGCGCTCAAGTGCTCGCCGGCGAACTCGAGGCCTTCACGCCGCGCACCTTCACCGACCCCGTCGTTCTCGACCGCCTGCTGGATGACATCCGCCACACCGGCTACGCGGTCAGCGACCGGCAGGTCGACGACGTCCACATCGGTGTGGCCGCTCCCGTCCGCGGCGCAGACAAGACCGTGGTCGCCGCCGTCTCGCTGGCGCTGACCGAGCAGGATGTCGACGGCAAGAACATGATCCATCTGGTGCGGCTCACCGCGGCCTCCATCTCCCGCGCACTCGACAACGCCGGATTCGGACGCGCCGAAGGCTGA
- the ddaH gene encoding dimethylargininase, with protein MSTQNTAPTVEASAATASSTGRIAQHRRYLMCRPEFFTVSYTINPWMEPANPTDTAKAVRQWQALYDAYLQLGHEVELIDPIDGLPDMVYTANGGFLIDGIAYGAKFRFDERVPEGPAFMDWFRDNGYDVVVPREVNEGEGDFLLVGDTILAGTGFRSTGDSHREVGEVFGREVVSLNLIDPRFYHLDTAIAVLDPVEGPGGVERANIAYLEHAFDERGQAILAERYPDAIRVSDDDGAVFGLNSASDGYNVIISPRATGFEAQLRERGYNPIKIDLSELLLGGGGIKCCTLELRRGTDAP; from the coding sequence ATGTCCACTCAGAACACCGCGCCGACCGTCGAGGCTTCCGCCGCCACCGCGAGCTCCACAGGGCGCATCGCGCAGCACCGCCGCTACCTCATGTGCCGGCCCGAGTTCTTCACCGTGAGCTACACCATCAACCCCTGGATGGAGCCGGCGAACCCCACCGACACCGCCAAGGCGGTCCGGCAGTGGCAGGCGCTCTACGACGCCTACCTCCAGCTCGGCCACGAGGTGGAGCTCATCGACCCCATCGACGGGCTCCCCGACATGGTCTACACCGCCAACGGCGGATTCCTCATCGACGGCATCGCCTACGGCGCGAAGTTCCGCTTCGACGAGCGGGTGCCCGAGGGACCGGCGTTCATGGACTGGTTCCGCGACAACGGATATGACGTCGTCGTGCCCCGTGAGGTCAACGAGGGCGAGGGCGACTTCCTGCTCGTGGGCGACACCATCCTCGCGGGCACCGGCTTCCGCTCCACCGGTGACAGCCACCGCGAAGTGGGGGAGGTCTTCGGCAGGGAGGTCGTCTCGCTGAACCTCATCGACCCGCGGTTCTACCACCTCGACACCGCGATCGCGGTGCTCGACCCGGTGGAGGGCCCGGGCGGGGTCGAGCGGGCGAACATCGCCTACCTCGAGCACGCGTTCGACGAGCGCGGTCAGGCGATCCTCGCCGAGCGTTACCCCGACGCGATCCGGGTGTCGGATGACGACGGCGCGGTGTTCGGGCTGAACTCGGCCAGCGACGGCTACAACGTCATCATCTCGCCGCGGGCGACCGGGTTCGAGGCGCAGCTGCGCGAGCGCGGCTACAACCCGATCAAGATCGACCTGTCCGAGCTCCTCCTCGGTGGCGGTGGCATCAAGTGCTGCACGCTCGAGCTCCGTCGCGGGACGGACGCGCCATGA